One Campylobacter sp. RM16192 genomic region harbors:
- a CDS encoding rhodanese-like domain-containing protein, whose protein sequence is MKKFLLLSMAASAAFSQFQSVNVTPQNINDYEQIVDIRTEPEWRATGIVKGAKTITFDPYNTTKFIQELKENFDISKPIALICRSGNRSFHAARMLDSGGLNIINLHGGMGALIRQGYEPVPFNK, encoded by the coding sequence TTGAAAAAATTTCTACTTCTATCAATGGCTGCATCAGCTGCTTTTTCTCAGTTTCAAAGTGTTAATGTAACCCCTCAAAACATTAATGATTATGAGCAGATTGTAGATATCAGAACAGAGCCAGAATGGAGAGCTACAGGCATAGTAAAAGGTGCTAAAACAATAACCTTTGATCCTTATAATACTACTAAATTTATACAAGAACTAAAGGAGAACTTTGATATCTCAAAGCCTATTGCTTTAATATGTAGAAGCGGCAACAGAAGTTTTCATGCGGCTAGAATGCTTGATTCCGGCGGTCTAAATATAATAAATTTACATGGCGGAATGGGAGCTTTGATTAGACAAGGCTATGAGCCTGTTCCTTTTAATAAATAA
- a CDS encoding CinA family protein, producing MKNALLIIGEDLNINSTFLNYILSCYKAHFKELGEFSFVNKSDKELPFIIENLCSKFDTLCIFASNENYATTAKILSTLSEDLIELKEHNTLAPSKALTITKDSFLINLNETQVNLIKAVPTKEIGQIHIKPNINFTYFSLFDIDSESTKILLEPIAKTYEVQIYLSQIIENLVIVRAEANKFGQIESFINGVKNLFSQKFIASKNLVKHIAKTLIRKNLKITFAESCTAGLIAAKFGQFAGVSAAFDGSLITYANEIKAEWLGVGKDTLETYGAVSEQCVNEMLSGAIRSSGADFALAVSGIAGPDGGSVEKPVGTVFVGALSKNGKIIVDRLNLNGDRNYIREQSALHAYTCLLRIAPEIFFE from the coding sequence ATGAAAAATGCACTTTTGATAATCGGAGAAGATTTAAACATAAACTCAACTTTTCTAAACTATATATTATCTTGTTATAAAGCGCATTTTAAAGAGCTTGGGGAATTTAGTTTCGTAAATAAAAGCGATAAAGAGTTGCCGTTTATAATAGAAAACCTATGCTCTAAATTTGATACTCTTTGTATATTTGCCTCAAACGAAAATTACGCAACTACAGCTAAAATTTTGTCCACATTAAGCGAGGATTTAATAGAACTAAAAGAGCACAATACACTTGCGCCAAGCAAGGCTCTAACAATAACCAAAGATAGCTTTTTAATAAATTTAAATGAGACTCAAGTAAATCTCATAAAAGCTGTTCCAACTAAAGAAATAGGACAAATTCACATAAAACCAAATATAAATTTTACTTATTTTAGCCTATTTGATATCGATAGCGAAAGTACTAAAATTTTACTAGAACCGATTGCTAAAACTTATGAGGTACAAATTTATCTATCCCAAATCATAGAAAATTTAGTTATCGTAAGGGCGGAAGCTAATAAATTTGGTCAGATAGAAAGCTTTATAAACGGTGTTAAAAATCTATTTTCTCAAAAATTTATCGCTAGTAAAAATTTAGTTAAGCATATTGCAAAAACACTCATTAGAAAAAATCTAAAAATTACCTTTGCTGAGTCTTGCACTGCAGGGTTAATAGCAGCTAAATTTGGTCAATTTGCAGGAGTTTCAGCCGCTTTTGACGGCTCGCTTATAACTTATGCAAACGAGATTAAAGCTGAATGGCTAGGAGTTGGCAAAGACACTCTTGAAACTTATGGAGCGGTAAGCGAGCAATGTGTAAATGAGATGCTAAGCGGGGCTATTCGTTCAAGCGGAGCTGATTTCGCATTAGCTGTTAGCGGAATAGCAGGACCTGATGGTGGAAGCGTGGAAAAACCCGTAGGAACCGTATTTGTAGGAGCTTTAAGCAAAAACGGTAAGATCATAGTCGACAGGCTAAATTTAAATGGAGATAGAAACTATATAAGAGAGCAAAGCGCACTGCATGCCTATACATGCCTATTGCGCATTGCCCCTGAAATCTTTTTTGAATAA
- the ileS gene encoding isoleucine--tRNA ligase, which translates to MDYKDTLLLPNTEFPMRGNLPQNEPDRLKSWYGERDIYSKMKNKREKAKKSFSLHDGPPYANGNLHIGHALNKTLKDIITKTHYFFGEDIRYTPGWDCHGLPIEQQVEVKLGEKKKEMSTTQIREFCREHAREFIGIQKEGFKQLGIVGDWDDPYLTMKFKFEAEIYKTLCKVAKRGLLIERSKPVYWSWAAKSALAEAEVEYEDKEDYSIYVAFKLGNEALKKLGVKEASAVIWTTTPWTLPANQAISLNPNEKYVVTAENLIFAKEMIEELVKEGLTKGDIVKEFKAGELENLHAINPLNDRESKFILGEHVTMDGGTGLVHTAPGHGEDDYHISLKYGMEVIMPVDEAGLYDSTLRAKKLFRADVVDELVGMHIFKANEKILEILGKSLLKVSKFTHSYPFCWRTHKPVIYRATKQWFIAMDEPKIDGKTLREVALAEIEKVKFYPASGARRIGLMVANRPDWCISRQRDWGVPIAFFRDRETKEPIFDSEILDFVAKIFEEKGADAWWDMEISQLLPPNSKYDAKNLEKVTDILDVWFDSGSTWSAVLKSGDYDAGSYQSDMYLEGSDQHRGWFQSSLLLSCAAEGQAPYKSVLTHGFTVDENGQKMSKSKGNVVAPQDVIKTYGVEILRLWVALSDYSSDLKISDNILKQVSEQYRKIRNTIRFLLANVNDLDDLETSNFNILDKWILSRARRAFSEVEAAFRNYDFSKGFSVLMNFLSADLSGIYLDICKDRLYCDEMDGDRRRSAQSAMAIITRALLPLIAPTLTYTVDEVMDYAPEIIKNGAKDAFDFEFAPIEFEFEVDDELLAQSREKFFELIDVLKKDKKIKSTLELVLQTSSNSILSENLDEITDWYMVSEIESLDDKDSLAEFEIGHDKFKLVMSSKFKCPRCWKFSARHDGETCPRCERVLKNAL; encoded by the coding sequence ATGGATTACAAAGATACACTTCTGCTTCCGAATACGGAATTCCCTATGCGCGGTAACCTTCCGCAAAATGAGCCAGATAGGTTAAAAAGTTGGTATGGCGAGCGCGATATCTATTCAAAGATGAAAAATAAAAGAGAAAAAGCGAAAAAGAGCTTCAGCCTCCACGACGGACCCCCTTACGCTAACGGAAATTTGCACATCGGACACGCACTTAACAAAACCCTAAAAGACATCATCACTAAGACTCACTACTTCTTTGGCGAAGATATCCGCTATACTCCGGGCTGGGACTGCCACGGTTTGCCTATCGAGCAGCAAGTTGAGGTAAAACTCGGCGAGAAGAAAAAGGAGATGAGCACAACTCAGATCAGGGAGTTTTGTAGAGAGCATGCAAGAGAGTTTATAGGGATCCAAAAAGAGGGCTTTAAGCAGCTTGGTATAGTTGGCGACTGGGACGATCCTTATCTTACGATGAAATTTAAATTTGAGGCTGAAATTTATAAGACGCTCTGTAAGGTCGCTAAGCGCGGCCTTTTGATCGAGAGAAGCAAGCCTGTCTACTGGAGCTGGGCGGCAAAATCAGCCCTTGCAGAAGCTGAAGTCGAGTATGAAGACAAAGAGGACTATAGCATCTACGTAGCCTTTAAACTAGGCAATGAGGCGCTAAAAAAACTTGGAGTAAAAGAGGCAAGCGCAGTCATCTGGACTACGACTCCTTGGACTCTTCCTGCAAACCAAGCCATAAGCTTAAATCCAAATGAAAAATACGTAGTTACGGCTGAAAATTTGATATTTGCCAAAGAGATGATCGAAGAGCTCGTTAAAGAAGGGCTTACAAAAGGCGATATCGTTAAGGAATTCAAAGCAGGCGAACTTGAAAATCTCCACGCGATAAATCCTCTAAACGACCGCGAGTCTAAATTTATCCTAGGCGAGCACGTTACTATGGACGGCGGAACAGGACTTGTCCATACGGCTCCTGGACACGGCGAGGATGACTATCACATAAGCTTAAAATACGGCATGGAAGTTATCATGCCTGTGGACGAGGCAGGACTTTACGACTCTACACTTAGAGCTAAGAAGCTTTTCCGCGCAGACGTGGTAGATGAGCTGGTCGGCATGCATATATTTAAAGCTAACGAGAAAATTTTAGAAATTTTGGGCAAAAGCCTACTTAAAGTTAGCAAATTTACCCACTCTTATCCTTTCTGTTGGAGAACGCACAAGCCTGTTATATACCGCGCGACAAAGCAGTGGTTTATCGCTATGGATGAGCCAAAGATAGATGGAAAGACTCTAAGAGAAGTTGCGCTTGCCGAGATAGAAAAGGTTAAATTTTACCCTGCAAGCGGTGCAAGAAGGATAGGGCTGATGGTTGCAAATCGCCCTGACTGGTGTATCTCTCGCCAAAGAGATTGGGGTGTGCCAATCGCGTTTTTTAGAGATAGAGAGACGAAAGAGCCGATATTTGATAGTGAAATTTTGGATTTTGTAGCCAAAATTTTCGAAGAAAAGGGAGCTGATGCTTGGTGGGATATGGAAATTTCACAGCTTCTACCGCCAAACTCCAAATACGACGCTAAAAATTTAGAAAAGGTAACCGACATCCTTGATGTGTGGTTTGATAGCGGTAGCACTTGGTCCGCTGTTTTAAAGAGCGGAGATTACGACGCGGGAAGCTATCAGTCCGATATGTATTTAGAGGGTAGCGATCAGCACAGAGGTTGGTTTCAAAGCTCACTTCTTTTAAGCTGCGCAGCAGAAGGACAAGCGCCTTATAAAAGCGTCTTAACTCACGGCTTTACCGTCGATGAAAACGGTCAAAAGATGAGTAAGAGTAAAGGTAACGTCGTAGCTCCGCAAGATGTGATCAAAACTTACGGCGTTGAAATTTTGCGCCTTTGGGTTGCGCTAAGCGACTATTCAAGCGATCTAAAGATAAGCGATAACATATTAAAACAAGTTAGCGAGCAATACCGCAAGATAAGAAACACGATAAGATTTTTGCTTGCAAACGTAAATGACTTGGATGATCTGGAGACTTCAAATTTCAATATCCTTGATAAGTGGATACTAAGCCGTGCCAGACGTGCTTTTAGCGAGGTTGAGGCGGCTTTTAGAAATTATGACTTTTCAAAAGGCTTTAGCGTACTTATGAATTTCTTGAGTGCCGATCTTTCGGGCATCTATCTTGATATTTGTAAAGATAGGCTGTATTGTGACGAGATGGACGGCGATCGCAGAAGATCGGCTCAAAGCGCGATGGCTATCATCACAAGAGCGCTCTTGCCGCTTATCGCGCCGACGCTTACATATACTGTTGATGAAGTTATGGACTACGCGCCTGAAATCATCAAAAACGGAGCCAAGGACGCCTTTGATTTTGAGTTTGCGCCGATAGAGTTTGAATTTGAAGTGGATGATGAGCTTTTAGCTCAAAGTAGAGAAAAATTCTTTGAGCTTATAGACGTGCTTAAAAAAGATAAAAAGATAAAATCAACTCTTGAACTAGTGCTTCAAACCAGCTCAAATTCTATCCTGAGCGAAAACTTAGACGAGATAACCGATTGGTACATG